In Scylla paramamosain isolate STU-SP2022 chromosome 48, ASM3559412v1, whole genome shotgun sequence, the DNA window ccctcccccacacgGGCTCTCAACCTTCCActgtcatacatacatacatacatacatgcacacatataCAAGAAATCGAAGGAGGaagcgcatgaaaaaaaaaagaaaaaagaaaaacaaagatagaGACCAATAATAgaatgacagtggtgatgacagtggtggtgacaatggtggtgatattgatgATCGTGGTGATGACACTGGTGACAGAGATGATAACAGCTgcggtgacagtggtggtgacagtagtggtgACAGCAGTGATGACAgaggtgatgacagtggtggtgaaagtggtgttgacagtggtgatgaaagtggtggtgagattggcagtaatagtggtgatgacaatggtTGTGAAAGTGGtagggatagtggtggtgatattggtggtgacacttgtggtgatagtggtggtgacaatggtgatgacagtggtggtgacgatggtagTGACAGTGgaaatgacagtggtggtgacattgGTGGTGAAATTAGTGgtgacactggaggaggaggaggaggaggaggaacacgagaaggaggaggaggagtaagaagaggagtagaagaagaggagaaggaagaggaggaggaggaggaggaagaggaggaggaagaagagaaaaaggaggaggaggaggaggaggaagaggaggaggaggcggaggaggaggaggaggaggaggaggaggaggaaaaggagaatgaggaataggagggagaagaggaggaggaggaggagggaaaggaggaggaggaggaggaggaggaggaggaggaggaggaggaggaggaggaggaaaaggagaatgaggaataggagggagaagaggaggaggaggaggagggaaaggaggaggaggaggaggaggaggaggaggaggaggaggaggaagaggaggaggaggagaaaaaagaagagaaggaggaaaaagagggggaagaagtagtactagaagaagaacaagaacaagaacaaaagtaagaagaagaagaagaagaagaagaagaagaagaagaagaagaagaagaagaagaagaagaagaagaggaggaggggggatggaaggaagagaaagagaaggaggagcagggaaaggaggaggaagagaaggaggaggggaagaggaggaggaggaggaggaggaggaggaggaggtggaggaggaggaggaggaggaagaggaggaggaggaggaggaggaggaggagaaggaggaggagtaggaggaggaggaggaggaagagaaaaaagaagaggaggaggaggaggagaataaaaagaggaaggagagagaggaagaagaggaagaggaagtggaggaggaggaagagcaggaggaggaggagaaagagaaggaagagagaagaaggaagagaggataagtagaagaggaagaggaagagaagaggagtaagaagacaaagaagaacgcgaaaaagaggaagaagaggagaaagaagatgaaaaagaaaaggaggaggaggaggaggaggaggaaaggatgaataagaagatgaggaagaagcggtgaaagagcaggaggagaaagagtaaaaggaaaaggaggaggatgaagaagaggaaaaaaaaacaagaggaggaagaggaggaaaaggtagttgaggaggaggaggacgaggaggaagaggaagaaaaagtaggaagaggaagaagacgaagatgaaaaggtgaaagaggaagaaaacttgaaggagggaggagtagcagaaagaggaggaggaggaggaggagaaagaggaggaggaggaggaggaggaggagaaggaggaggaggaggaggaggaggaggaggaaaaggaggaggaggtggaggaggaagaggaggaggaagaagaggaggaggaggtgaaaaaaggggaagagaaggaatgagaggatgaatataaggAACTgtaagagtaggaaaaaaaaggagaaggagaatgaggaggaggaagaggaggaggaggaagaagaggaagataaaagagaaagaagaagaaaaaaaggaagaagagaaataggaggacgaggaggaggtctaggagaaagacgagaaaaggaggacgagaaggagaatgaggaaatagacgaggaggaggaagaataggaagacggagaagaggaagaagagaacgaggaggaggaggagaaggtaggagaaggaagaagaaaaagaaagagggaaaagaggaggaagagaacgaggaggaggaggagaaggagaggagaaagaggaggaagaggagggaaaagatgaagaagaaaaaagagtaggaggaggaggaggaggaggaggaggaggaggaggaggaggaggaggaggaggaggaggtggtggtggtggtggtggtggtgggaaaagaggagaaaaaaaaagagaacggggaggacgaagaggaagagagggtggtgagaaaagaggaggaaaagataaagagaacgaggaggaggaatacaaaggaatataaaagaaagccaaagaggaggaggaggaggaggaggaggaggaagaataggaggaatatgaggtaggaaaaagaggaaaaaaggaagaagagaactaggaagagaaagaggaaggaggaaaaggagaagaactagaaggaaagtgaaaaaaaattaaagaaatggatgaggaggaagagaaagaggaggaggaggaggaggaggagaaggaagaggaggagggggaggagggggaggaggaagagaacgaggaggagaagaactagaaagaaggtgaaaaaaatgaaagaaagagatgaggaggaagagaaagaggaggaggaggaggaggagggagatgaggaggaggaggaggaggaggaggaggaggaggagggggacggggaggaggaagagaacaaggaggagaaggagagctagaaggaaggcgagaaaaggaggaggaagaggaaaatgctgaagaagaagaacaggaagaggaggagtaagaggaggaggaagaggaagaagaggaggaagaggaggaggaggaggagttatctttatcaatactattatgaaacagtgaataaagaaattaataaatagataagtattgtgtgtgtgtgtgtgtgtgtgtgtgtgtgtgtgtgtccaggcagCACACAGGTGCACAACACTCGGCCATTACAGGAGTCACCTTCAGTTGTTCTCGGGTCACCTAAGTGGTGCCGGCACacagctgctgcaggagtgcCGGGGGCCTGGAGGTGCTCAGCCTGGCCGTGTGTGACCAAGACGCCCAAGAGGTTCTGGCCGCCATCAGCGCCGTCCACGCGTCGCTGCCTCAGCTACGCCACCTCTGTGAGTCTGTGACGCTGTGAtgcaccacctgtgtgtgtgttgttgttgttgttattattggtattattattgttattattattattattattactattattattattattattactattattattattattattattgttattgttattatggtgatgagagagagagagagagagagagagagagagagagagagagagagagagagagagagagagagagagagagagagagagaattgccgATAACaaaatcgctctctctctctttctctctctctctctctctctctctctctctctctctctctctctctctctctctcctctctctctctctcatcaccaccatcaccaccatgataataataataataataataaataataataataataacaataataataataatattataacccataaaatttttttctctctctctctctctctctctctctctctctctctctctctctctctctctctctctctctctctctctctctcaccaccaccaccaccgtgataataataataataatgataataataataataataataataataataataataataataataataatagcaattattattattattattattattattattattattattattgttattatcataatacaaataataacaataataatattaataataataataataataataataataataataataacaataataataataataataacaataataattataaaaatgatgataataatgagagcaagagagagagagagagagagagagggaaaaattatcattctctctctctctctctctctctctctctctctctctctctctctctctctctctctctctcatcaccacaatcaccgccataacaatgataacaacaacaataatgattataataataataataataataataataataataataataataataataataatgaagatggagagaaagagagagagagagagagagagagagagagagagagagagagagagagagagagagagagagagagagaaataattttctctctctctctctctctctctctctctctctattacttaCTCATGTttccataaaagagagagagagagagagagagagagagagagagagagagagagagagagagagagagagagagagagagagagagaatctcatcaccacaatcaccatcataacaatgataacaacaacaataatgataataataataataataataataataataataataataataataataataataataataatgataataataataatgaagatgagagaaagagaatgagagagagagagagagagagagagagagagagagagagagagagagagagagagagaaattttctctctctctctctctctctctctctctctctctctctctctctctctctctctctctcttacttatgtttccatacaagagagagagagagagagagagagagagagagagagagagagagagagagagagagagagagagagagagagagagagagagagggagagagagagagagaatagtgtgtAATATTACAGCGTGTTATAAGAAGacaagtgtcattaaaaagcaggtaatttagcgacaagcattgcacgacaacattactccggctattaaaagtactcctgtaaaatggtacgtggcatcatcccagcgaggccaattctcctgtaaaatgctacgtggcatcatcactcacctgttttcaaggtcgctgggactcgctcccctcctgcctcgctgggatgatgccacgtaccattttacaggagtacttttagtCGCcggaataatgttgtcgtgcaatgcttgtcgctaaattacgtgctttttaatgccatttgtcttgttataacacactgtaatactccacagcaggcaaaaaataaaataaaaccattagtaatttgagcaagtggcacctccgaggctgtgtcaatgcaaccgtctttccttcacctcaggatatgaatttagtgtgtgtgtgtgtgtgtgtgtgtgtgtgtgtgtgtgcacagtccctgcaacacacactgacAGGAATGGTACATCACTGCAGTGCTACACGTCCCCGTGGGTGCCGTGAGGACACAGGCGTGCACCACACGGCTGCCTGGCGGCCCACGGGTGAGCCTCGTGTTGTCTGGCGTGGACGagaggctgctggaggaggcggcCCAGATAGCACAGCTCCTGCAGCCCACAGAGGACACGTGAGTGTGTgccaacactgctctctctctcctctcctctcccctcttctctcaccttccctcttctcccctctcctcccctcccctcttctccttccctcccctcccttctcctctccatgcctcttctcttttccccttctctcctcttctctcccctaccttccctcctcttctccttttccctcctccctcccctctcctctactcccctcctctcctcttctcttccctcttgtcacctccccttttctcttctctcctctcccctatactctcctcccctcacctcccaatccctcctctcctctcttctcatttctcctcctctcccctcccctcccccacacacccctctcttctttcccctcttctcctcttctcttcctccttctcccttcttctcttctcttctcccctcttctcctttcttctccactccttccccacccctcctctttttttccacctactctcctcttctctttcctcttctcttctcctctcctctcctccccaccatttctctccttttcccttcctctcctctttccttccctcctctcctctcctctcctctcctctcctctcctctcctttcctctcctctcctctctctctctctctctctctctctctctctctctctctctctctctctctctctctctctctctctctccttgttaatgtaataatgataataataatgataataataataataataataataataataataataaaaagaagaagaagaagaagaaatagaacaacaacaacaacaaactgatgggagttagaggaggaggaggaggagtaaaagtagtagtagtagtagtagtagtagtagtagtagtagtagtagtagtagtagtagtagtagtagtagtagtagtagtagcagcagaagtagtagaagtagtagaagtagtagtagtagtagtagtggtagtagtagtagtagtagtagtagtagtagtagtagtagtaatagtagtactaatagtagaagaacaagaacaaagaaacaaacaaacaaacaaacaaaaataaacaaataaaaaagaaggcaagaaataaataaaaaaatcaatgaaatgaacaaataaatttagaaacACATCAACGAGGAGACaatggaacaaacaaacaaacaaacaaacaaacaaatgtaaacagaaataaataaacaaagcaacaaataaagcaggaaaaaaaggaataaggaaagagagaaaagcaaaatgaaagagaggaacaaataaacaaagagaaaaattaatgagccaagaatcaaggaggaaagcattcaaacaaacaaacaaacaaacaaacaaacaaacaagtgggTACTTATAGAAAACACGAATGATCAAATAAAGAAACCgactacctttctttttttccaacattctattacacacacacacacacacacacacacacacacacacacacacacacacacacacacacacacacacacacacaccgtataagtaattcctttaagtgttttaagtaatCCATGACATGGTGGAATATTTTGTTAGGTCAGTTAGAGTGAGGTCAGGCTAGGTGGGGtacattagattaggttgaCTTGGGTTAGCTTAGGTAGATTAGGAGAGGatgagttaggctaggttaggataggttaggttaggataggttaggttaggctgagttaggttaggataggttaggttaggctgagttaggttaggttaggttaggttaggttaggataggttaggtaaggttaggctgagttaggctgagttaggtcaggttaggcttATGATCAAAGGCAACGAAAGCACATACATATCTATCTTcctaatactttttttccttttattcatttatttatttatttatttatgtatgtatttattttatgatatttattttttttgctatggtgagtgaggtgaggttcagtgggtatgttacgttaggttaggtgtgttaggcttgttaccaatacttttatttatttatttttttgtaagtaattgtttgagtgttccttctttcctttcttttttattctttattctttttatttatttattattttttgtaaagtgtgttaggatgtgtgaggttagttaggtaagattaggtgcgctaagttaggttaggaaactTTATGAAACTATATCTTCCTCATAcattcttctttgttcctttaggttaggtaagattgtgTGTCAGGTTATGtgacgctaggttaggttaggaaggttatgtgaggtgttaaatatttaagtaaTCACCCAGGTGTtaaggttgttgttgtgtgtatgttaggttaggttaactgggTCAGGTTAGACATGTTAGGTTACGTAgggtaggtcaggttaggttaggctaggattGTAGGGAGGcttctttttgtttataagtAATCATCCCACTTGTAAGGTTAAgctgggtcaggtcaggttgggttaggttaggaaggtttCAGTGTACAAGTAATGCTTCCATTTGTAtgtaactcaaaaataaataaataaataaatactattacgtattgttattattgttttaaaagcatgagtagtagtagtattggtggtagtagtagtagtagtagcagtagtagtagtagtagtagtagtagtagtagtagtagtagcagtagtagtagtagtagcagtagtagcagcagtaatagtagtagtagcagtagtagcagaagtagtagtagtagtagtagtagtagctaaagataaaaaaaaaaaaaaaagaacaggaagaagaaaaataataataataataataataataataataataataataataataataataataataataataataataatgatggtgatgatgatgatgatgacgatgataataataagaaaaagaaaatataacaataatgataataataataataataataataataagaagaagaagaagaagaagaaaaagaagaggaggaggaggaggaggaggaggagaaaaaaaaaggaaaaataagaagaggaaaaagaggaggaggaggaggaggaggaggggaaggagaagaaaaaaaaaggaaaaataagaagaggagaaagaggaggaggaggaggaggaaaaggagaaagaagaggaggaggaatcgcaggaggaaaaggaagtaaatgaggaggaggaggaggaggagaaagaaaaaaaaacaggaggaggagggagacaagaataagaagaaaaataggaggaggaggaggagaagaaaaagaaagaataggaggaggaggaggagaagtagaggaagaaaagaagaagaagaagaagaagaagaagaagaagaagaagaagaagaagaagaagaagaagaagaagaagaagaagaagaagaagaagaagaagaagaagaaggaaaggaagaagaaaaagaagaaaaaaaattagtagtatttcaagagggaagagaaggaaaatatcatttttattattattattattattagtagtagtagtagtagtagtagtagtagtagtagtgcattcctgccccagtagtagtagtaatagtagtaattttcAATCGGTAGTTGGAGCAGGATgaggataaaataatagaagtagcagaaaagaaagaagaaaacatcaataacagctggataaatctctctctctctctctctctctctctctctctctctctctctctctctctctctctctctctctctctctcttagtggatGCCAGCAACTTCctgatctatctgtctgtctgtgcgtctgtctgtgtgtctgtctgtctgtgtgtctgtctgtctttctatttatacatttatttatctttctctatattttacctattcatttgtttctctctttttgtctgtctgtctgtttgtgtgtctgtctgtgtgtgtgtctgtatgcatgcacacaaatatgaatatatgtatatccacccatctatctataattgtttttaataaagtgtgtgtgtaggtgtgcatgtatgtatgtatgtatgtatgtatgtatgtgtgtgtgtgtgtgtgtgtgtgtgtgtgtgtgtgtgtgtgtgtgtgtgtgtgtgtgtgtgtgtgtgtgtgtgtgtgtgtgtgtgtgtgtgtgtatgcatgtgtgtgcctAGCTGTCAgtgtatctatctctctgtctatctccacCTATCCATGTCTCTGTCTGCCGCTGTTGACAGATACTGCAGCATCAGCTTCCCCGGCAGCAGCATGAAGGCAGATGTGTGGCGGCGCTGCCTTCACAAGCTGGCCAATGCCGGCGTCacggtgcgtggtggtggtggtggtggtattgttattcttggTGGTATTGAAGCACCGGACACCAGCCccatcacggaggaggaggagagggagctgCACACCCTTGCCACCACCACGATGTTACATGCCttcaaaaggtgtgtgtgtgtgtgtgtgtgtgtgtgtgtgtgtgtgtgtgtgtgtgtgtgtgtgtgtgtgtgtgtgtgtgtgtgtgtgtgtgtgtgtgtgtgtgtgagagagagagagagagagagagagagagagagagagagagagagagagagagagagagagagagagagagagagagagagagagagagagagagagagacttttatttacttttcgaaagtcttttttatttatttttttccggaggttttatatcttttatttattttatttctattttctttccttttatttatttactgatttatattttttttgagagaagagagagagagagagagagagagagagagagagagagagagagagagagagagagagagagagagagacttttatttttcgaaagttatttttttatattttttccgttttttttattttttatttattttatttctattttatttcctgttatttatttactgatttatttatctatttatttattttttaaagagagagagagagagagagagagagagagagagagagagagagagagagagagagagagagagagagagagagagagagagagagagagagagacttttatttatttttcgaaaGTTTTTTATtaggttatttgtttatttgttttttatttattttatttttattttattttattttatttatttactgatttatttatttatttatttatttatttatttttgagagagagagagagagagagagagagagagagagagagagagagagagagagagagagagagagagagagagtttttgtttatttatttttcttatttcatttattttattgattatttttttgagattttcttaatttatttattttattttatttatttatttattgtttttagtgtgtgtgtgtgtgtgtgtgtgtgtgtgtgtgtgtgtgtgtgagagagagagagagagagagagagagagagagagagagagagagagagagagagagagagaga includes these proteins:
- the LOC135095225 gene encoding uncharacterized protein LOC135095225 encodes the protein MMPLLHVPVGAVRTQACTTRLPGGPRVSLVLSGVDERLLEEAAQIAQLLQPTEDTYCSISFPGSSMKADVWRRCLHKLANAGVTVRGGGGGGIVILGGIEAPDTSPITEEEERELHTLATTTMLHAFKRRPEEHLWKVLL